In Mycolicibacterium mucogenicum DSM 44124, the following are encoded in one genomic region:
- a CDS encoding type II toxin-antitoxin system Rv0910 family toxin produces the protein MAKLASSIEVPLSPDKAWEAASDLSRYDDWLSIHRMWRSRLPETLGKGTQISSVVEVKGMLNRVDWTIVHYNPPGSLTLNGVGKGGVRVKLMAKITPAEAGSNVAFDIHLGGPALFGPIGMVVAAALRSDIHHSLEKFKALFASV, from the coding sequence ATGGCAAAGCTCGCAAGTTCCATCGAAGTACCGCTGTCGCCCGATAAGGCCTGGGAGGCAGCGTCGGACCTCTCCCGGTATGACGACTGGCTCTCCATCCACCGGATGTGGCGCAGCCGGTTGCCCGAGACCTTGGGGAAGGGCACGCAGATCTCTTCCGTCGTCGAGGTCAAGGGCATGCTGAACCGGGTCGACTGGACCATCGTGCACTACAACCCGCCGGGATCGTTGACCCTCAACGGTGTCGGCAAGGGTGGGGTCCGGGTCAAGCTGATGGCCAAGATCACGCCGGCCGAAGCGGGTTCGAACGTGGCGTTCGACATCCACCTCGGCGGTCCGGCTCTGTTCGGCCCCATCGGCATGGTGGTGGCGGCCGCACTGCGGTCCGACATCCACCACTCGCTGGAGAAGTTCAAAGCGCTGTTCGCATCGGTGTAG
- a CDS encoding VOC family protein, which translates to MATRTATPLGAPVWIDLATSDVAGAQAFYRTVLGWDYENPGPDYGGYINARRDGRYVGGMMASDPAWNAPDAWTVYLHTADIQATIDAAVAAGATNCIPAMEVPEKGWMAMLTDPTGAFFGLWQPTGHQGFEAYEEPGAPVWFQLTTTDFAKATEFYTTVFGWQLQVEADSPEFRYSNAIFDGEPLIGVMDGSVIPGFDRSTWNVFLGSDDVDKTIELITANGGSVVRAAEDTPYGRLAAVTDPTGAAFNLSSIKG; encoded by the coding sequence ATGGCCACTCGTACTGCAACCCCGCTGGGCGCGCCCGTCTGGATCGACCTCGCCACCTCGGATGTGGCCGGCGCCCAGGCGTTCTACCGCACGGTGCTGGGTTGGGACTACGAAAATCCGGGGCCCGATTACGGCGGCTACATCAACGCCCGGCGCGACGGCCGCTACGTCGGCGGCATGATGGCGAGCGACCCGGCGTGGAACGCGCCCGACGCCTGGACCGTGTACCTGCACACCGCTGACATCCAGGCCACCATCGACGCCGCTGTCGCCGCCGGTGCCACCAACTGCATCCCGGCCATGGAGGTGCCCGAAAAGGGCTGGATGGCCATGCTGACCGACCCGACGGGCGCCTTCTTCGGGCTGTGGCAGCCGACCGGACACCAGGGCTTCGAGGCCTACGAGGAGCCCGGCGCCCCGGTGTGGTTCCAGCTCACCACGACCGACTTCGCCAAGGCCACCGAGTTCTACACGACGGTGTTCGGCTGGCAGCTGCAGGTCGAGGCCGACAGCCCCGAATTCCGCTACAGCAACGCCATCTTCGACGGCGAGCCGCTGATCGGCGTGATGGACGGCTCCGTCATTCCCGGCTTCGACCGTTCCACGTGGAACGTCTTCCTCGGCAGCGACGACGTCGACAAGACCATCGAACTGATCACCGCCAACGGCGGCTCCGTCGTGCGCGCCGCCGAGGACACCCCGTACGGCCGGCTGGCGGCGGTCACCGATCCGACGGGCGCCGCGTTCAACCTGTCGTCGATAAAGGGCTGA
- a CDS encoding winged helix-turn-helix transcriptional regulator, translating to MAPGPDVNAVGRMLGLLGDEWTLLIAQQAALGATRYAEFAARLPISHAVLSRRLAMMTDARLLNRVEYQSNPPRHEYRLTGRGRSLWPVLVSIWAWESRWVPEHSLPAMRHTLCGHTFCPALTCRACGSLADEKSLVAQWGPSGSWPRSMPVSATRRRSHGDRGGQAELFPQTMSILGNRWSFAIMVAAFVGTTRFTDFADQLGAPPGSLTDRLQILVANDVLAVNDGRYRLTEKGRAVLPIIVTALDWAQRWFATPEGPAVLVTHWRCANEFHAELACDHCQESLSGSEIEQRPT from the coding sequence ATGGCGCCCGGCCCGGATGTCAACGCCGTCGGCCGGATGCTCGGCCTGCTCGGCGACGAGTGGACCCTGCTGATCGCACAGCAGGCCGCGCTGGGCGCCACCCGGTACGCCGAGTTCGCTGCGCGCCTGCCGATCTCCCATGCGGTGCTCAGCCGGCGGCTCGCCATGATGACCGACGCCCGGCTGCTGAACCGTGTTGAATACCAGTCGAATCCGCCCCGACACGAGTACCGGCTCACGGGACGCGGCCGGTCGCTGTGGCCGGTGCTGGTATCGATCTGGGCGTGGGAAAGCCGGTGGGTGCCCGAACACAGCCTGCCCGCCATGCGGCACACACTCTGCGGGCACACCTTCTGCCCCGCACTGACCTGCCGTGCCTGCGGCAGCCTCGCCGACGAGAAGAGCCTTGTCGCGCAATGGGGTCCGAGCGGATCGTGGCCCCGCTCCATGCCGGTGTCCGCGACCCGGCGGCGCTCCCACGGCGACCGCGGCGGCCAGGCCGAGCTGTTCCCGCAGACCATGAGCATCCTCGGCAATCGGTGGTCGTTCGCGATCATGGTGGCCGCATTCGTGGGAACCACCCGATTCACCGATTTCGCCGACCAACTCGGCGCCCCACCGGGATCACTGACCGACCGGCTGCAGATCCTGGTGGCCAACGACGTGCTGGCGGTCAACGACGGGCGATACCGCCTCACCGAGAAGGGCCGTGCGGTGCTGCCCATCATCGTCACCGCTCTCGACTGGGCGCAGCGCTGGTTCGCCACGCCCGAGGGCCCGGCAGTGCTCGTCACCCACTGGCGGTGCGCCAACGAATTCCACGCCGAGCTGGCCTGCGACCACTGCCAGGAGTCGCTGAGCGGGTCCGAGATCGAGCAGCGACCGACGTGA
- a CDS encoding carotenoid oxygenase family protein: protein MNTDVVAKYLSTLPEDDDHPYRTGAWRPQTTEWDADDLAAVAGEIPADLDGVYLRNTENPLHPAFKFYHPFDGDGMLHIVGFRDGKAFYRNRFVRTDGLLAEIEAGGPLWPGIAEPVELAQRDHGWGARTFMKDASSTDVTVHRGTALTSFYQCGDLYRIDPYTGDNLGKEDWRGGFPTDLGVSAHPKSDDHTGELLFFNYGKQAPYLHYGVVDATNTLVHYVDVELPGPRLPHDMAFTDNFVILNDFPLFWDAELLKQNTHIPRLHRDVPSRFAVLPRRGTPDDVRWFEADSTYVLHFTNAYEDGDEIVLDGFFQGEPAPSAGSDNGMDRKWQHIFRGLSLDGMQTRLHRWRFNLTTGQTREEQLSDSITEFGMINAANAGRDYRYVYAATGKPGWFLFDGLVRHDLHTGSEQRFAFEDGVFGSETAMAPRVGSTGEDDGYLVTITTDMNADESYCLVFDAARVADGPVCKLQLPERVSSGTHSTWAAGSELRRWRD from the coding sequence ATGAACACCGACGTCGTCGCCAAGTACCTGTCCACCCTGCCGGAAGACGACGACCACCCGTACCGCACCGGAGCCTGGCGCCCGCAGACAACGGAGTGGGACGCCGACGATCTGGCGGCCGTTGCCGGCGAGATTCCCGCCGACCTGGACGGCGTATACCTGCGCAACACCGAGAACCCGTTGCATCCGGCGTTCAAGTTCTACCATCCGTTCGACGGCGACGGGATGCTGCACATCGTGGGCTTCCGGGATGGAAAAGCCTTCTACCGCAACAGGTTCGTCCGCACCGATGGACTGCTCGCCGAGATCGAGGCGGGTGGTCCGCTGTGGCCGGGCATCGCCGAGCCGGTCGAGTTGGCCCAGCGGGACCACGGTTGGGGCGCCCGCACCTTCATGAAGGATGCCTCGAGCACCGACGTGACGGTGCATCGCGGCACGGCACTCACCAGTTTCTATCAGTGTGGCGACCTGTATCGCATCGACCCGTACACCGGCGACAACCTCGGCAAGGAGGACTGGCGCGGCGGTTTCCCCACCGACCTCGGGGTATCCGCGCACCCGAAGTCCGACGACCATACCGGCGAACTGCTCTTCTTCAACTACGGCAAGCAGGCGCCGTACCTGCACTACGGGGTTGTCGATGCCACCAACACGCTGGTGCACTACGTCGACGTCGAACTGCCCGGACCGCGACTGCCGCACGACATGGCGTTCACCGATAACTTCGTGATCCTCAACGACTTTCCGTTGTTCTGGGATGCCGAACTGCTCAAACAGAACACGCACATCCCACGGCTGCACCGCGATGTCCCGTCGCGGTTCGCGGTCCTGCCCCGGCGCGGCACACCCGACGACGTGCGGTGGTTCGAGGCGGACAGCACCTATGTTCTGCACTTCACCAATGCCTACGAGGACGGTGACGAAATCGTGCTCGACGGGTTCTTCCAGGGCGAGCCCGCCCCGAGCGCGGGCAGCGACAACGGCATGGATCGCAAGTGGCAGCACATCTTTCGCGGCCTGTCGCTCGACGGGATGCAGACCCGGCTCCATCGCTGGCGGTTCAACCTCACCACCGGACAGACTCGCGAAGAGCAATTGTCCGACAGCATCACCGAATTCGGCATGATCAACGCCGCCAACGCCGGCCGCGACTACCGCTACGTCTACGCCGCGACGGGAAAACCCGGCTGGTTCCTGTTCGACGGTCTGGTCCGGCACGATCTGCACACGGGATCCGAACAGCGGTTCGCGTTCGAAGACGGGGTGTTCGGCAGCGAGACGGCCATGGCACCGCGTGTCGGCAGTACCGGCGAGGACGACGGCTACCTGGTCACCATCACCACCGACATGAACGCCGACGAGTCCTATTGCCTGGTATTCGACGCCGCGCGGGTCGCCGACGGCCCGGTGTGCAAACTCCAACTGCCCGAAAGGGTATCGAGCGGCACGCATTCGACCTGGGCCGCCGGCTCGGAGCTGCGGCGCTGGCGCGACTGA
- a CDS encoding acetyl-CoA acetyltransferase translates to MDVWILGGYQSDFARNLHREGVDFAGLTAEVVRETLTVAEVRAADIGVIHVANAFGEMFTAQGHLGAMPATIDEEFWETPATRHEAACASGGVATLAAMADLRSGTYDSALVLGVELEKTVPGDTAAQHLGAAAWAGHEGTDAQFMWPYMFSLVADEYDRRYSLDDRHLDAISALNYANAKRNPNAQTRSWSVDPASNPPVEGRIRRLDCSQMTDGGAAVVLVNDNFRRNHPTVRPIARIAGWGHRTVGLGLQQKLTHAADDPYVLPHVRRAVLDAFERARVGLDDLDGVEVHDCFTPSEYLAIDHLGLTGPGESWKAIENGEIEIGGRLPVNPSGGLIGGGHPVGASGVRMLLDAAKQVSGTAGDYQVEGAKTFGTLNFGGSTATTVSFVIGSAQEAS, encoded by the coding sequence ATGGACGTCTGGATCCTGGGCGGCTACCAGAGTGATTTCGCCCGTAACCTGCACCGAGAAGGTGTGGACTTCGCCGGCCTGACCGCGGAGGTGGTCCGCGAAACCTTGACCGTTGCCGAGGTGCGGGCCGCGGATATCGGGGTCATCCACGTCGCGAACGCCTTCGGCGAGATGTTCACCGCACAAGGTCACCTCGGCGCGATGCCCGCGACCATCGACGAGGAGTTCTGGGAGACCCCGGCCACCCGGCACGAGGCCGCTTGCGCGTCGGGCGGCGTGGCGACCCTCGCCGCCATGGCCGATCTGCGCTCCGGCACCTATGACAGCGCGCTCGTTCTCGGCGTCGAACTGGAGAAGACGGTGCCCGGGGATACCGCCGCACAGCATCTCGGCGCCGCGGCATGGGCCGGCCACGAGGGCACGGACGCACAATTCATGTGGCCGTACATGTTCAGCCTCGTCGCCGACGAATACGACCGCCGTTACAGCCTCGACGACCGCCATCTCGACGCCATCTCCGCCCTGAACTACGCCAACGCCAAGCGCAACCCGAACGCCCAGACACGGTCCTGGTCCGTCGATCCGGCATCCAATCCGCCTGTCGAAGGCCGCATCCGGCGGCTGGACTGCAGCCAGATGACCGACGGCGGCGCCGCCGTCGTCCTCGTGAACGACAACTTCCGGCGCAATCACCCCACGGTCCGGCCCATCGCCCGCATCGCCGGCTGGGGCCACCGCACCGTCGGACTGGGGTTGCAGCAGAAGCTCACCCACGCCGCCGACGACCCGTACGTCCTACCGCACGTGCGCCGCGCCGTCCTCGATGCCTTCGAACGGGCACGGGTCGGCCTCGACGACCTCGATGGCGTCGAGGTGCACGACTGCTTCACGCCCAGTGAGTATCTGGCTATCGACCACCTGGGCCTGACGGGCCCGGGCGAATCGTGGAAAGCCATCGAGAACGGCGAAATCGAGATCGGTGGCCGGCTGCCGGTCAATCCCAGCGGCGGCCTGATCGGCGGCGGACATCCGGTCGGCGCCTCCGGGGTCCGGATGCTGCTCGACGCCGCCAAACAGGTCAGCGGCACTGCGGGCGACTATCAGGTCGAGGGTGCGAAGACGTTCGGCACCTTGAACTTCGGTGGCAGCACCGCCACCACCGTCAGCTTTGTCATCGGGTCGGCCCAGGAGGCTTCATGA
- a CDS encoding NAD-binding protein, with product MQGHVIVCGTDALANRITEGLQTAGATVVTIHEPAGLKAAIVTSAAAIVCAGDDDAVNLEIALLARELNPTVRVVTRLANSVLRAAVAQDNGPGAVLDVADLAAPSVVEACLARTTHTISVAGVDYVISGTDAPRDATLREMFGDLAPVAVVRGENSDSPGEVTPCPGRDFEVRVGDWTAMIGTADELADAGITVPRPLSNRTHRPWPRRVIDTLRVMRDDINPIFWWALGTSMSLLLGSTVLLRFAYHNPAGMSWIDALYFSTETIATVGYGDFSFMHQPTWLRLWGIGLMFAGVTTTAILVAFVADALLSRRLGNSSGRRRVQHLRNHIVVVGLGSFGIRVVSDLAAAGYDVAVIERDESNRFLAQAAQLDVPVIFGDATLRQTLELARLDRARAVAVLTQDDMVNIETGIVLREMLSPRVLPEIDRPDVPLVLRIYDRTLGAAVAGRFGFAHVRSTVELAAPWFVGAAMGLQVLGTFSVGQQSFTVGGVHVDAGSALDGMRMGEVPTQIRVIAIARAGTTLQRPRRDAQLCAGDTAYLVGPYRELIETLLTGQRTP from the coding sequence ATGCAAGGGCACGTCATTGTCTGCGGCACCGACGCGCTGGCCAACCGGATCACCGAGGGGTTGCAGACGGCGGGCGCCACCGTCGTGACGATCCACGAACCCGCCGGCCTCAAGGCGGCCATCGTCACCAGCGCCGCCGCGATCGTCTGCGCCGGTGACGACGATGCCGTCAACCTCGAAATAGCGCTGCTGGCAAGGGAACTCAACCCCACCGTCCGGGTGGTGACGCGGCTGGCCAACAGCGTGCTGCGCGCCGCGGTGGCGCAGGACAACGGTCCGGGCGCGGTGCTCGACGTCGCCGACCTGGCCGCACCGTCGGTCGTGGAGGCCTGCCTGGCCCGCACCACCCACACCATCTCGGTGGCCGGCGTCGACTACGTCATCTCCGGCACCGACGCCCCGCGCGACGCCACGCTGCGGGAGATGTTCGGCGACCTGGCGCCCGTCGCCGTCGTCCGCGGTGAGAACTCGGACTCACCCGGCGAGGTGACACCCTGTCCCGGTAGGGATTTCGAGGTGCGCGTCGGCGACTGGACTGCCATGATCGGCACCGCCGACGAACTCGCCGACGCCGGCATCACCGTGCCGCGCCCGTTGAGCAACCGAACCCACCGCCCATGGCCGCGGCGCGTGATCGACACGCTGCGCGTCATGCGCGACGACATCAACCCCATCTTCTGGTGGGCCCTCGGCACGTCGATGTCGCTGCTGCTCGGGTCGACGGTGTTGCTGCGCTTCGCGTATCACAACCCGGCCGGCATGAGCTGGATCGATGCGCTGTACTTCTCCACCGAGACCATTGCGACGGTCGGCTACGGCGACTTCAGCTTCATGCATCAACCAACCTGGTTGCGGCTGTGGGGCATCGGGCTCATGTTCGCCGGCGTCACCACGACCGCGATCCTGGTCGCGTTCGTCGCCGACGCGCTGTTGTCCCGTCGGCTCGGCAACTCGTCCGGGCGCCGGCGGGTGCAGCATCTGCGCAACCACATCGTCGTGGTGGGCCTCGGCTCGTTCGGTATCCGGGTGGTCAGCGACCTGGCCGCGGCCGGCTACGACGTCGCCGTCATCGAACGTGACGAGTCCAACCGGTTCCTGGCGCAGGCCGCCCAACTGGACGTCCCGGTGATCTTCGGCGACGCCACCCTGCGGCAGACGCTGGAGCTGGCCCGGCTGGACCGGGCGCGCGCCGTCGCGGTGCTGACGCAGGACGACATGGTCAACATCGAGACCGGCATCGTGCTGCGCGAGATGCTCAGTCCCCGGGTGCTGCCGGAGATCGACCGGCCCGACGTCCCGCTGGTGTTGCGCATCTACGACCGCACCCTCGGCGCGGCGGTGGCGGGGCGCTTCGGCTTCGCACACGTCCGGTCGACGGTCGAGCTGGCGGCCCCGTGGTTCGTCGGCGCGGCGATGGGGCTACAGGTGCTGGGCACCTTCTCGGTGGGCCAGCAGTCGTTCACGGTGGGCGGCGTCCACGTCGACGCGGGCAGCGCGCTCGACGGCATGCGGATGGGCGAAGTGCCGACGCAGATCCGGGTCATCGCCATCGCGCGGGCGGGCACCACGCTGCAGCGACCGCGGCGCGACGCCCAACTGTGCGCCGGCGACACCGCGTATCTGGTCGGCCCGTACCGCGAGTTGATCGAGACGCTGCTCACCGGCCAGCGGACGCCGTAG
- a CDS encoding cupin domain-containing protein, with the protein MTDLPDWARQLDLSPHPEGGWYCETWRSDLTVPQSALPAQYSGPRSAGTAILFLLMPGQQSAWHTVHSAELWLFHRGSPLLLEVGPEQATAETVLLGADVAAGERPQALVPPGHWQRARPRDDEPTLVSCVVVPGFDFADFALVGQ; encoded by the coding sequence ATGACCGATCTGCCCGATTGGGCGCGGCAGCTCGACCTGTCGCCGCATCCGGAAGGTGGCTGGTACTGCGAGACCTGGCGCAGCGACCTGACCGTCCCCCAATCCGCGCTGCCCGCGCAGTATTCCGGTCCGCGCAGCGCCGGGACCGCGATCCTGTTCCTGCTGATGCCCGGGCAGCAGTCCGCCTGGCACACCGTGCACAGCGCCGAACTGTGGCTGTTCCACCGCGGCAGTCCGCTGCTGCTGGAGGTCGGGCCGGAGCAGGCGACCGCGGAGACCGTGCTGCTGGGGGCGGACGTCGCGGCGGGCGAGCGACCGCAGGCGCTGGTTCCGCCGGGGCACTGGCAGCGGGCGCGTCCCCGTGACGATGAACCCACCCTGGTGAGCTGTGTCGTGGTGCCCGGCTTCGACTTCGCCGACTTCGCGCTGGTTGGTCAGTAG
- a CDS encoding GNAT family N-acetyltransferase: MMGFVEPVVLTGQRWVTLEPLTTDHIPEIAEAAADGDPGRLWFTSAPSPATAGEWVQARLAVQRPDTGLTFVVRALDGRLIGSSSYLNVDGPNRRLEIGATWYVESVRRTGVNTEAKLLLLWHAFEALDCIAVELRTHFFNSASRAAIERLGAKLDGVLRSHQLLSDGSRRDTVVYSILDVEWPAVRNNLQFRLNR; encoded by the coding sequence GTGATGGGTTTCGTCGAACCCGTCGTGCTGACGGGGCAGCGGTGGGTGACGCTGGAACCGCTCACGACCGATCACATCCCCGAGATCGCCGAGGCGGCCGCCGATGGGGACCCGGGCCGGTTGTGGTTCACCTCCGCGCCCTCGCCGGCGACGGCAGGGGAGTGGGTGCAGGCCCGGCTGGCGGTGCAGCGCCCGGATACCGGGCTGACGTTCGTCGTGCGCGCGCTCGACGGCCGGCTCATCGGGTCGTCCAGCTACCTCAATGTGGACGGTCCGAACCGGCGCCTGGAGATCGGCGCCACCTGGTATGTCGAGTCTGTTCGGCGGACCGGGGTGAACACCGAAGCCAAGCTCCTGCTGCTCTGGCACGCTTTTGAAGCGCTCGACTGTATAGCAGTGGAGCTGCGAACTCACTTCTTCAACTCGGCGAGTCGCGCGGCAATTGAGCGGCTCGGAGCCAAGCTCGACGGGGTGTTGCGCTCGCACCAGTTGCTCAGTGACGGCTCCCGCCGTGACACCGTGGTGTATTCGATCCTCGATGTCGAATGGCCCGCAGTGCGCAACAACCTGCAATTCCGCCTGAACCGGTAA
- a CDS encoding CHAP domain-containing protein: MSFKSYAGVMLAAALIAGAGVAAAPPSNADSASYVDPMSYGQQTGQPAGQQYAGPARTMGAIQASNSGWPGQCTWGALQKAFENVGYYPDIHGNARVWADSARSRGWTVVDEPQARSIAVYPAELPGVSQYGHVAWVNSVSGRWINITEMNNESHGGPFAWWTRDTQHIPGMSYILIP, from the coding sequence ATGAGCTTCAAGTCGTATGCGGGTGTCATGCTCGCGGCCGCGTTGATCGCCGGCGCGGGGGTCGCGGCTGCGCCCCCGAGCAACGCCGATTCGGCGTCGTACGTCGACCCCATGTCCTACGGTCAGCAGACCGGTCAGCCAGCCGGCCAGCAGTACGCCGGCCCCGCCCGGACCATGGGTGCGATCCAGGCCTCCAACTCCGGCTGGCCGGGTCAGTGCACCTGGGGTGCACTGCAGAAGGCCTTCGAGAATGTGGGCTATTACCCGGACATTCACGGCAACGCCCGGGTCTGGGCCGACTCCGCGCGCTCCCGTGGCTGGACGGTCGTGGACGAGCCGCAGGCCCGGTCCATCGCGGTATACCCGGCCGAACTGCCCGGAGTGAGCCAGTACGGCCACGTGGCGTGGGTGAACTCGGTGTCCGGCCGCTGGATCAACATCACCGAGATGAACAACGAGTCCCACGGCGGGCCGTTCGCCTGGTGGACGCGCGACACCCAGCACATCCCGGGGATGAGCTACATCCTCATTCCCTGA
- a CDS encoding class I SAM-dependent methyltransferase codes for MTVDEDKLNEFLGKAIGDMGAAISAGLVLIGDRLGLYKALAAGPLTATQLAEKTGTVERYVREWLANQAAGGYVQFDAASATWSMTPEQAACLADPNGPVDIPGAYNIVEAVFHVLDRTTENFRTGGGLEWGEHHPCLFTGTERFFRAGYNAELVGSWLPALDGAIERLESGAKVADVGCGHGVSTILMAQTYPNSTFIGYDYHPESIHVAAEHAEEAGVTNARFEVADATSYADNGFDLIAFFDCLHDMGDPVGAMRHTRAALNDDGIAMIVEPFAGDQVQDNMNPIGRMMYGASSQICVPVSLARNGPALGAQAGEARLRDVVVDKSGFTRFRRATETPFNLVFEARP; via the coding sequence ATGACTGTGGATGAAGACAAGCTCAACGAATTTCTCGGCAAGGCGATCGGCGACATGGGCGCCGCGATCAGTGCCGGCCTGGTCCTGATCGGGGACCGACTCGGGCTCTACAAGGCGCTGGCAGCCGGGCCGCTCACGGCCACGCAGCTGGCCGAGAAGACCGGCACGGTGGAGCGCTACGTCCGCGAGTGGCTCGCCAACCAGGCCGCCGGCGGCTATGTCCAATTCGATGCGGCCAGCGCCACCTGGTCGATGACCCCGGAACAAGCCGCCTGCCTCGCCGACCCGAACGGACCGGTCGACATCCCGGGCGCCTACAACATCGTCGAAGCGGTGTTCCACGTCCTCGACCGCACGACCGAGAACTTCAGGACCGGCGGCGGCCTCGAATGGGGTGAGCACCATCCGTGCCTGTTCACCGGCACCGAGCGGTTCTTCCGCGCCGGCTACAACGCCGAACTCGTCGGCTCCTGGCTCCCGGCGCTCGACGGCGCAATCGAACGCCTCGAGTCCGGAGCCAAGGTGGCCGACGTCGGCTGCGGCCACGGCGTCAGCACCATCCTGATGGCGCAGACCTACCCGAACTCGACCTTCATCGGCTACGACTACCACCCCGAATCGATACACGTCGCCGCCGAACACGCCGAGGAAGCCGGAGTGACGAACGCGCGCTTCGAAGTCGCCGACGCAACGAGCTACGCGGACAACGGTTTTGACCTGATCGCGTTCTTCGACTGCCTGCACGACATGGGCGATCCGGTCGGCGCCATGCGGCACACCCGGGCCGCACTCAACGACGACGGCATCGCGATGATCGTCGAGCCGTTCGCCGGGGATCAGGTGCAGGACAACATGAATCCGATCGGCCGCATGATGTACGGCGCCTCATCGCAGATCTGTGTACCGGTGTCACTCGCCCGGAACGGACCGGCGCTCGGCGCGCAGGCCGGCGAGGCCAGGCTGCGCGACGTCGTCGTCGACAAGAGCGGCTTCACGCGATTCCGGCGCGCTACCGAGACGCCGTTCAACCTCGTCTTCGAAGCGCGGCCGTAG